The Pelistega ratti genome window below encodes:
- the recJ gene encoding single-stranded-DNA-specific exonuclease RecJ has translation METMVVSFQVSNRPINPDYQTQLIAQGANPLMAKLWAARGVSDIEQTETSWQKLIAPQLLTQVEKGATILADAIEANKQLLIIADYDCDGATACAVGVRALRMMGANINFMVPNRFETGYGLSPAVIDVMLERVYPKPDLIITVDNGIASVEGVEAAKKVGIDVLITDHHLPGDTLPDALAIINPNQKDCQFPSKNLAGVGVIFYTMIALRAELRRRGHFTQKPEPRLDELADLVALGTVADVVKLDSNNRLLVTQGLQKIRSGKMQAGIQALFDIASTDPRQASSMDLGFKIGPRINAAGRLADMSIGIRCLISQDYDEAFELAKQLNDWNSTRRHIEQEMSQQALQEIESEAFKLKHAICVFNPEWHQGVVGIVASRLKEKFWKPTLAFAPGDDGEIRGSGRSVPDVHLRDALDLVSKRYPTLIQKFGGHAMAAGLTIYQKDFDTFITAFDQAVVDISGKTHFSPLIETDGTLDIQYSTVETAIALSQYVWGAGFPSPLFRDTFTVKEQYLLKEKHLKLLLEREGVRFNAIWFNHPEMVDEQVELIYEVVPNYWQGNVSLQLLIRYTV, from the coding sequence ATGGAAACAATGGTGGTCTCTTTCCAAGTAAGCAATCGTCCAATCAACCCCGATTATCAGACACAGTTAATCGCACAAGGTGCTAATCCCTTAATGGCAAAATTATGGGCTGCTCGAGGGGTTTCTGATATAGAACAAACCGAAACCTCTTGGCAAAAACTCATTGCCCCTCAACTACTCACACAAGTTGAAAAGGGTGCAACTATTCTTGCTGATGCTATCGAAGCCAATAAACAACTGCTTATTATTGCTGATTATGATTGTGATGGCGCAACGGCTTGTGCCGTTGGTGTACGAGCCTTACGTATGATGGGGGCAAACATTAATTTTATGGTACCTAATCGCTTTGAGACAGGTTATGGACTATCCCCTGCTGTTATTGATGTGATGCTTGAGCGTGTCTATCCAAAGCCTGATTTAATTATCACGGTTGATAATGGTATCGCTAGTGTAGAGGGGGTTGAAGCAGCTAAAAAGGTGGGTATTGATGTACTAATTACAGATCACCACTTACCGGGAGATACCCTACCCGATGCCTTAGCTATTATTAATCCTAATCAAAAAGATTGCCAATTTCCCTCTAAAAATTTAGCTGGGGTTGGCGTTATTTTCTATACCATGATTGCTTTACGGGCAGAATTACGCCGCCGAGGGCATTTTACACAAAAGCCTGAACCTCGTCTTGATGAGCTTGCCGATTTAGTCGCTCTAGGAACGGTTGCCGATGTGGTTAAACTGGATAGTAATAACCGCTTATTAGTTACACAGGGTTTACAAAAAATCCGTTCAGGTAAAATGCAAGCTGGTATTCAAGCACTTTTTGATATTGCAAGCACAGATCCCCGACAAGCCAGTAGTATGGATTTAGGTTTTAAAATTGGTCCCCGTATTAATGCGGCAGGACGATTGGCTGATATGAGTATTGGTATTCGTTGTCTTATTAGCCAAGATTATGATGAAGCCTTTGAATTAGCCAAACAGCTTAACGATTGGAACAGTACTCGCCGTCATATCGAACAAGAGATGAGTCAGCAAGCCTTACAAGAGATTGAAAGTGAAGCATTTAAACTCAAACACGCCATTTGTGTATTTAATCCTGAGTGGCATCAAGGTGTTGTTGGTATCGTTGCCTCACGATTAAAAGAGAAATTCTGGAAACCCACCCTTGCTTTTGCCCCCGGTGATGATGGTGAGATTCGGGGTTCAGGTCGATCTGTACCTGATGTACACTTGCGTGATGCCTTAGATTTGGTCTCCAAACGCTACCCTACACTTATCCAAAAGTTTGGGGGTCATGCTATGGCTGCAGGACTCACGATTTATCAAAAAGATTTTGACACGTTTATTACTGCTTTTGACCAAGCGGTTGTTGATATTAGTGGTAAAACCCATTTTTCACCCCTTATTGAAACTGATGGAACACTTGATATTCAATATAGCACCGTAGAAACCGCCATTGCTTTAAGCCAGTATGTATGGGGCGCAGGCTTTCCATCCCCCCTTTTTAGAGATACATTTACAGTTAAAGAACAATACCTACTCAAAGAAAAACACCTTAAATTATTACTTGAACGTGAGGGAGTAAGGTTTAATGCTATTTGGTTTAATCACCCAGAAATGGTAGATGAACAAGTTGAACTGATTTATGAAGTTGTACCAAATTACTGGCAAGGTAATGTTTCACTACAATTACTGATTCGATATACCGTATAA
- a CDS encoding helix-turn-helix domain-containing protein: MNIQDKIRAMREIKNWSQEEMAEKLEISPTSYARIERGESKLNLDRLQQIANIFNIDIIELMTAKENGLICLFSENSHNSSNYYAGNEQLVLENEKLKLTIVHKEELIEQQKAEIQALKEIITLLKNK, encoded by the coding sequence ATGAATATTCAAGATAAAATCCGAGCAATGCGAGAAATTAAAAATTGGTCTCAGGAAGAAATGGCAGAAAAGTTGGAAATATCACCCACAAGCTATGCGCGTATTGAAAGAGGAGAAAGTAAGTTAAACTTAGATAGACTACAGCAAATAGCAAATATATTTAATATTGATATTATTGAGTTGATGACAGCCAAGGAGAATGGTTTAATTTGTTTATTTAGTGAAAATAGCCATAATAGTTCAAATTATTATGCAGGTAATGAACAGTTAGTTTTAGAAAATGAAAAATTAAAATTAACTATTGTGCATAAAGAAGAACTTATTGAACAACAAAAAGCAGAAATTCAAGCCTTAAAAGAGATTATTACTTTATTAAAAAATAAATAA
- the prfB gene encoding peptide chain release factor 2 (programmed frameshift), which translates to MEIERQNLLAAALADYAEREKSLRGYLDFEEKSERLQVVNLEMEDPSIWENPEKAQELGREKKNLENIVLVLADLRQSIKDSQELFELASSDQDDDTLLAIEEDAKKYAEIIEGFEFRRMFSNPADPLNCFVDIQAGAGGTEAQDWASMLLRQYLRYCERKGFKTEVLEESDGDVAGIKSATIKVEGEYAFGFLRTESGVHRLVRKSPFDSANGRHTSFASLYVYPEIDDSIEIEINPADLRIDTYRASGAGGQHINKTDSAVRITHQPTGIVVQCQNDRSQHRNKAEAMSMLRSKLYELEMRKRMADQQKLEDAKTDVGWGHQIRSYVLDQSRIKDLRTNVEISNTQKVLDGDLDAFIEASLKQGI; encoded by the exons ATGGAAATCGAACGTCAAAACCTTTTAGCAGCAGCTTTAGCTGATTATGCAGAGCGAGAAAAATCGCTTAGGGGGTATCTT GACTTTGAAGAAAAGTCAGAACGTTTACAAGTCGTTAATTTAGAGATGGAAGACCCCAGTATTTGGGAAAATCCAGAAAAAGCGCAAGAACTGGGACGAGAAAAGAAAAACCTAGAAAATATTGTCCTCGTGCTAGCTGATTTACGACAATCCATAAAAGATAGCCAAGAACTTTTTGAACTTGCCAGTAGCGACCAAGATGATGATACCTTGCTAGCTATTGAAGAAGATGCTAAAAAATATGCAGAAATCATTGAAGGATTTGAATTTAGGCGTATGTTTAGCAATCCAGCCGATCCGCTTAATTGCTTTGTGGATATTCAAGCAGGTGCAGGTGGTACAGAAGCTCAAGACTGGGCATCTATGTTGTTACGTCAATACCTACGCTATTGTGAACGTAAAGGATTCAAAACTGAGGTACTTGAAGAGTCAGACGGTGATGTAGCAGGGATTAAATCAGCTACAATTAAAGTAGAAGGTGAATATGCCTTTGGATTTTTACGGACAGAAAGTGGTGTACATCGTCTCGTACGTAAAAGCCCCTTTGATTCTGCCAATGGTCGCCATACTTCTTTTGCCAGTCTCTATGTTTATCCAGAAATTGATGATTCGATAGAAATTGAAATCAATCCTGCTGATTTACGTATTGATACTTATCGAGCAAGTGGTGCAGGCGGTCAGCACATTAATAAAACAGACTCTGCTGTTCGTATTACCCACCAACCCACAGGAATTGTGGTGCAATGTCAAAATGACCGTTCACAACACCGCAATAAAGCAGAAGCAATGTCTATGCTACGCTCAAAACTCTATGAGCTAGAAATGCGAAAACGCATGGCAGATCAGCAAAAACTAGAAGATGCCAAAACAGATGTTGGTTGGGGACATCAAATCCGCTCTTATGTACTGGATCAAAGTCGTATTAAAGATTTACGCACCAATGTCGAAATCTCTAATACCCAAAAAGTCTTAGATGGCGATTTAGATGCCTTTATTGAAGCGAGTCTTAAACAAGGAATCTAA
- a CDS encoding SDR family NAD(P)-dependent oxidoreductase, with protein sequence MPTPSTLAIVTGASRGLGLALAEQLTHESQVLLTVARQTPPQTLSDLAQTNHCQHFHFSVDFSDMASVDDIRHRITPWLEKPFDQYLLINNAGTLGPVAQYHGLSQTSSQTIANTFDINIATVIAISSTFLATVRTHQKATIQIINISSGAARSAYAGWAAYCASKAALDRYSEVAQLEAPFAQIVSLAPGVVDTTMQGEIRASNLEDFPPLQRFKDLHAHQALSSPTEVAKKILAYRLHPDFGKQTLSDIRLM encoded by the coding sequence ATGCCTACACCATCAACACTGGCTATTGTAACAGGTGCTTCCAGAGGATTGGGTTTGGCATTAGCCGAGCAACTAACCCATGAGAGCCAAGTCCTCCTGACCGTTGCACGTCAAACACCCCCTCAAACATTAAGTGATTTAGCCCAAACAAACCATTGTCAGCATTTTCACTTCAGTGTGGATTTTAGTGATATGGCAAGTGTTGATGATATTCGTCATCGTATCACACCATGGTTAGAAAAGCCTTTTGATCAGTATTTATTGATTAATAACGCAGGGACACTCGGTCCAGTGGCACAATATCACGGACTTAGCCAAACATCCTCACAGACTATTGCCAATACCTTTGATATTAATATTGCTACTGTGATTGCCATAAGTAGTACCTTTCTAGCAACGGTACGAACCCATCAAAAGGCTACTATCCAAATCATTAATATTTCCTCTGGTGCAGCACGATCTGCTTATGCGGGTTGGGCAGCCTATTGTGCGAGTAAAGCGGCTTTAGACCGTTATAGTGAAGTTGCTCAGTTAGAAGCTCCTTTTGCACAAATTGTCTCTCTTGCTCCCGGTGTCGTTGATACCACTATGCAAGGTGAAATTCGTGCCAGTAACCTTGAAGATTTTCCACCTCTTCAACGTTTTAAAGATTTACATGCCCATCAGGCACTTAGTTCGCCTACAGAGGTAGCCAAGAAAATTTTAGCCTATCGCTTACACCCTGATTTTGGCAAACAAACCCTTTCTGATATTCGTTTAATGTAA
- the lysS gene encoding lysine--tRNA ligase, with amino-acid sequence MTEQNQTPEFDENRLIAERRAKLDKIRQEKGIAYPNHFRPTDHAEQLHQAYDHIEKAELDPLAKPACVAGRMMLKRVMGKASFATLQDSTGRIQVYLDKTHVGEEAYNEFKSWDIGDILGVKGRIFKTNKGELSIHAESIELISKSLRPLPEKFHGITDQELRYRQRYVDLIMTEQTRDTFRKRSAAISTIRSIMTQEGFLEVETPMLHPIPGGASAKPFITHHNALDMDMFLRIAPELYLKRLVVGGFERVFEINRNFRNEGVSPRHNPEFTMMEFYAAYTDYHWMMDFTEKIIRETARRTLGTAKIMHQGRELDLEAPFERLTMVEAVLKYAPQYNEAQLSDIDFLRSELKKLGADMNDPAIKNAGLGGLQLAFFEETAESQLWNPTFIIDYPVEVSPLARASDTQANITERFELFITGREIANGFSELNDPEDQSERFMAQVRAKDAGDEEAMYYDADYIRALEYGMPPAGGCGIGIDRLIMLITDSATIRDVLLFPHLRKED; translated from the coding sequence ATGACAGAACAAAACCAAACCCCTGAATTTGATGAGAATCGACTTATCGCAGAACGTCGTGCAAAACTGGATAAAATCCGCCAAGAGAAAGGCATCGCTTATCCTAATCATTTCCGCCCGACTGACCATGCCGAACAATTACATCAGGCCTATGATCATATCGAAAAAGCCGAACTTGACCCTTTAGCCAAACCTGCCTGTGTTGCCGGTCGTATGATGCTTAAACGTGTTATGGGAAAAGCAAGTTTTGCCACTTTACAAGATAGTACAGGACGTATTCAAGTTTACCTTGATAAAACCCATGTCGGTGAAGAAGCCTATAATGAATTTAAATCATGGGATATTGGTGATATTTTAGGGGTAAAAGGACGCATCTTTAAAACCAATAAAGGCGAACTCTCTATTCATGCTGAATCCATTGAACTTATCAGCAAATCACTACGCCCTCTCCCTGAAAAATTTCACGGCATTACCGATCAAGAATTACGTTATCGCCAACGCTATGTTGATTTAATCATGACAGAGCAAACACGCGATACCTTTAGAAAACGCAGTGCAGCCATTAGTACCATTCGTAGTATCATGACACAAGAGGGTTTTTTAGAAGTAGAAACCCCTATGTTACACCCTATCCCCGGCGGTGCTTCTGCTAAACCTTTTATTACGCACCACAATGCCTTAGACATGGATATGTTCTTACGCATTGCACCAGAACTATACCTTAAACGCTTAGTGGTAGGTGGGTTTGAACGTGTATTTGAAATTAATCGTAATTTCCGTAATGAAGGGGTTAGTCCTCGCCATAATCCAGAATTTACGATGATGGAGTTTTATGCAGCTTATACTGATTATCACTGGATGATGGATTTTACAGAAAAAATTATCCGTGAAACTGCTCGCCGTACCTTAGGCACCGCTAAAATTATGCATCAAGGTCGTGAGTTAGATTTAGAAGCACCGTTTGAACGTCTGACAATGGTGGAAGCTGTCTTAAAATATGCACCACAATACAATGAAGCACAATTAAGTGATATTGATTTCCTACGCAGCGAACTCAAAAAACTGGGTGCAGATATGAATGACCCTGCGATTAAAAATGCAGGATTAGGAGGATTACAACTTGCTTTCTTTGAAGAAACTGCAGAAAGCCAATTATGGAATCCTACCTTTATTATCGACTACCCTGTTGAAGTATCTCCTCTTGCGCGTGCTTCAGATACACAGGCTAATATTACCGAACGCTTTGAATTATTTATTACTGGTCGTGAAATTGCCAATGGCTTCTCTGAGTTAAATGACCCAGAAGACCAATCAGAACGTTTTATGGCACAAGTTCGCGCGAAAGATGCTGGTGATGAAGAAGCCATGTACTATGACGCAGACTATATCCGTGCCTTAGAATATGGTATGCCCCCAGCTGGTGGTTGTGGCATCGGTATTGACCGCTTAATTATGTTAATTACCGATAGTGCTACCATTCGTGATGTATTACTCTTCCCTCATTTAAGAAAAGAAGATTAA